TACCGTTACCAACTCCGCCATAGATAACTCCCACCACCTTCATCCCCCTTACAACAGAAGCGGCCAACAACTGGTGGATTTATACTTTGTTTTTTGCAACGATTTTCTCTTGGTGGTAATCAGTCCTCATTTCTGTTTTAgctgatgtaatttttttttttttttttttgagggaggggAGAGTCCGAGGGGCGGGGGAGTAGTTTGGTTATTCTTGAGAGAGGTGGGgtgctgtgggttttttttaaattttattttgctttacacGGACTGTGGTTGTCTCTTCTAATCGTTGTGATGTCACGCGGTTTGCTCTGCACTTTACCAACCGCCCCACACATTTGACGTCATCCGGACCGTTGCACGGATCCTCCCCGCCGCTTGACGCCGGACGTTGGTGGGCCTCTTTGTCTTGCAGGAAGTGGGCCGAGCCAATCACGTGGTGCGGGCAGCTAGAGTTTGAGCACATATTTACTGCGCACACACGGGTTCGTTAATTTTACAAGTTATGCATCCGCTTATGGCGCAAGCGACGACCGACTCTCGGCTTGTTTAGTCTCGAGTTCCGAGCAACAACGCCGACATCGCATCGTGCTGTCTCCTCGCTGGTGTTGTCATCGTGTGACAAAGGTGCTTAAAAAAGCTTGTGTTGTTTAGCTGTTATCACCAGGCAAAGGGCGTATGTGAAGTTTGCATGGGTGTGTTGCTATCCCTCACAAAGTGCAAACAAAAACTTGTACAATAGCGCTTTCctgggttactaaaaatagattgtgacgtcacgcagcagagcatcatgggattgctctgcaaacaaacactgcacgttgttctgtgtattctacgctacggcgactgacaaaaagcgacatttttatattaatctctgaaacaatgctgacaaCTGGAGGAACCAaacactgctgttggggtttatgtaaatcggactccagatatccagagcgattaccggaggggacgttttttattccatttccaaagcctggtaagaccagtgacaaaatgacccaGTGGGAAAGAGAACAGGCCaagttaaagactgagaaagcaaagcgctggcagtttttatgtgggcgatctgatttccaaaatgtggagaaaataaccaggggcacatatatctgctctctgcattttcttggtggaaaaggcccaacatctgagagcgaTGAACCAATTttagcgacgcttacagacgaggaaacaCAAAAGCGACAGAGACGCAAAAGGAAGGCTCCAgcgcaacgtggcgaccaacctgcacattatcaacgtGAACGTGGGAGAAAAAGGCTTCGCAAAGAAAACTCATCATTTCCAGAATCcacagaacaaagtgacaacataaCACTTGAAGACGCAGGCGAAGCCGTGGCTGAGAGTGCATCTGCTGAATGTATGTCGGCTAGCCCAAACcacaaagctacacaaacatcttatgaTCAGTACATGCTTGCAGCTAAAATCGAAACTATGATCATGAGAAACGCTGCTGCAGTGAAAAATGATAGAAGTGAACCAGAATTTAACAACAGGATGGACccaagctttgttttaaaagacaggaagaatacaaagtttttagTTGGACTATTTCCCGAGCAGTTTGACATTTTGTACAAATTTCTTGGTCCAGCAAAATACAACCTTCAATACTGGGACTCCAAGGTAAATACCAGAGAAACCAGtgggacaaatgagaagaaaactggtccatctaggcgttttaccccaaaagaggaacttttcattacacttctgagACTGCGAAgaggactttcactgaaaatgattgcctacatgtttgacacatctaaATCGTTAGTAAGCACAATTTTTATCACATGGattcagtttatgttcctacacttcaagtctatgaatgtccctaTGTTCCCAACAAAAGATATagttaaaacatctttgccaagagtgtttagacagtttaaaaatgtcagatgctctgtagactgcacagaattcttttgtcagacacccagggattatgggcagcaaggcaatgcatattcctcttacaagcaccacaccacaatgaaaggactgattgcagtcacccctaaaggtgctgcatgttttgtctCAGATCTGTATGAGGGAAGTGTTAGtgatgttgatatatttgagaaatgtggcattctacaacacattgaaccaggagatgttttgcttgtggacaaagggtttaaagtgcaGGATGTGCTTTTGTCAAGACAggctactataaaaatccctgcatttctaggtaagcgagctagcctgtcagcagaagaggagatggatacaaggagggtagccaaggcaagaattcatgtagaacgctttaatgaaagactgaaaaagttcatgcttctcagtagaactATCCCCTTAAGtctcagttgtgttgcctcccaaatggtttttgttggatgctgtttggtaaattttcagagtagcttatgtatttaaaagcaagtgaaatgatAATGTACCACATGTATTggtcaaagacagaaatgtgggagtatttttaccaaaaacagactgaaaagaatttttgatgttaaaatgatggtcaacctatcaattcattcaggggcatatgacagaacagaaataaatctgtatagtaattaatattataggttacaagtactgttctgcttcatagtaaaaaaaagtgaaaaataaaaaataaaaaaactgcatCTGATTTGCAAATGCTCTTGAATTGTAACcgatatttcaaaaataacaataacaataataataacaaccaactttattagtcccaatgggcaatttaaatgggaggtgtgctctgtttccaattttttttaaaaatcattcccatgcacacctacacatcacatcacagaatTTCCAGAGTGTAGGAATGTGCTCTGAGTCAAGAGAGAGTTGAAAGAGGTGTTGAAACACTCCACCCAGTTGAACAGCACACCAATGCAAAACCTGCCCACAGATTCCATCTGGCCCTTGCGCCTTGTTAACCCTAACCCGCTTAAGCTGTTTTGTCACATCAACTTGAGAAATTACTGTATTATCATTAGGGACAAGTGACTGTCTGAGTTCcctaactttatcagaaaaattattattctcaaAACGCGCATAAGAGTTGTTCAAAACATTTGGCAacaatgaaacattaaaaatatctataTTGCACATACATTTGAATAGGCATTTTCACCTGCACACAAATACCACCTGTCTCAGTGTGGTTAGCTACATTCATGGTTTGGATTTATAACACAAATGGAAGAAGGCGCCTTGGTACACGCATTTCAAAAACCTCTGGTGCCATAACTTTGTGCCAAAATGCAGATAAACTATGTCTCAACCTGTTCAGAAGTTGATCGTTTCTTGTGATTCTTTCAACCGATGGCGGGCCTTTAGGGGAGTGCAACACAAAGTCCCAGTGAGCCAAATCAGTTACCAACAATAATAACTGTACTTGGTAATAGTACATATGGTTTGTACGCAGCTTTAACTCCCCATCACTGATCCTGAAGCACTGTCTGTTTAGTATTACATTCGGGATTTTGGCATCTTTGTGCTGCTGCAGGAGATCACTGACTGACTTATCCCTTAGGATTTTCAGACACTTAATCTCAACTCCTACAGTGTTACCATCAGAATCTGTAGCAAGGCCATCTGGACTGGCACCCAGATAAGGAAACTTTCTGTTCACCCACAGTCCTGTTTCTCTAACTTTGTTTCCAGTGGCCTTGGTATATGCCTCTCTGGCTTTTGGCTCCTCTGAGAGCCCATACTGCATGTCACATGTCTGCACAACTTTAGGTGACCAAAGGTTATTAGAAAGCCAATGAAAATACTTCCATGTTAAATTATAGCCTCTGTTTTCAACTATTTTGTCTCCGAGGAAACACACTTCTTTGCATTTTGAGGCAGTTATTCTGTACTGCCTCTCTTGAATCCACAGAGGTGACATGCTTTGTTCTTGTGTCCCTAGTAATTCAAAAGCACCATAAGCTGACATTTGTTTTGCTGAAATATCATTTGGAATAAGTGACTCTTCTAACTGCTGTACATGATTAAGCAGAGTTTTCTTTCGCTCAACTTCAAGGTCATAGTCTTCATATAAAATTCTGAGTGAAGTCTCCCACATAGACTCCTCTTGTGTAGATGCACTGATATTTTGAAGGTCAATAATAAAGTCATTTATCTGTCTGTTAGTTAAACTCCCCCTGTGCTCCTTTGGTCTGGGGTCCCACTTATAAACACGATCACCAGCAAATTTCTTAGACTTGTATTCTGCCTCATGCAGAGGCTTGGGGTTTTTTGACCGTTTTTTCCCTCTGTTCCAAACACAAGGTTGTGAAGTGGATGGTGTTGTCACTCGATGCCCATGTTTTTCAACGTGCTCCACCAGTTTCAGAAGTAGTGCTGCAACATGCACACATCTTCCCAGGGCTGAGGACTTACAGTTACAACTGGCCCTGGACACAAATCCACTGATATTACTTAAAACTATCGATACATCTAATGGGTACTCGTTTTTCATAGAGTGCTGGATGTGTGCTCGCAAAAAGTAATCAGTTTTGCTTCTATTGTCTTGTATGTCGTCAATGAACTCACTTTCCATAAGCTTTTTCCCCTTTCTGAGCGGCTTCATGGTAGTAGTATATGATCCATTGTTGTCAGAATCCCCGTCACTGCTGTCGCTATTATATTTGTGTCCAAAGTGAGCAATGGATTCAATCAGATAGTGGTAAGCAGAACCATAATTAAACATCTCCGGGATGTCCACAGACGGGAATGTTGTCCAGCCGTTGTCGGGCGCTGTAATGGCGGTATCCACTTTAGGTGTCGTTTTGTTACTGATCCCCCTCCTTTTCAGCTCATACCATTTACCGTTGTCTACCCCTGGATTAACTTTTATACCCAATGCAATACACGCACGAACTTTTTCAACTGCCTCTCGTAAAGTCACATTCTTACTCTGTCCGTGGCATTCGAGCCATCGTTTCAGTTCTGTTAGCCGGTATTCAGAGGGATCGCCGACAAGGAAGGCTCCAGGTACGTCTTTCTCCGTTAAAACCACCGcctccatttgcatttttccaatttgaaactgtattttttacacgctcacgttttgttttgttttttggaacaaaaaactgcacagcaacgcactcgctgcaaacgctagtgtagtacatgcggggaatatatttgtctgctttgcattcccagaagcccttgcgcggctagactgtgacgtcatctgtggaacgCGCTATTGTATCgcttggttggtttatttagtaaaaagtgcttccacctttaTGGGGAGAGGGAGcggggaggaaactggagtacctggagaaaacccccgacaaCCAGCCGTGAGAATAGGAGTCACTGTCCCCgagatgagatttgaaccccgagccgctcactgcactggtgacaggcgagtgttttaaccactacactaccgggcgccccaaaatttatcacgtgaccagattCACATATAAATCATGTGTTTtactgtttaaaattatttcaggtAACATAATGATAACAACAGAGACTAAAGTTGACGAtgaagaatgtgtgtgagagaatggcGATAacatggtgatggtgatggatTTAAAATGGCTTCTAGCATTTTTCTTCCAGTCTCGGATATTCCAGACAACTACCATGCACATTTATCAGGAATATGGAGAAGAACAACTTGTTTCTGCTTTCCGTTGTTGATCTTCGTCTGGCATGCAAATGCCGCTGCGATTAGGGAGGACAAATAGCAGAGGGAGGAACAGGAGGGAGATGATAGAAGCTGACAACAATTcagagcaacaacaaaaacaaacaaaatctgatGTCAGTGCCCTGGTGTGTTTTTAAAGACTAATTTACAAGTTAATCTCCTTGTTAGCCCCTAATTTTCCTTCACAACAATTCAGACCTGGACTTCACTCGTTCCTTTCACACTGCCGCTCAGATATTGGTGAATGCAGAGAGGTGCAcatgttgtttactgtttactaaATCACTACATATGAAATCTTTCATTCTTGTGAGTGCTTTTTTATCTCTATGCCGGTCTTTTTTTTACTGTCCTCCAagatgcttgtgtgtgtgagagagagagagaggggggggggagaagggggagggaaaaacaataaaataaaaacctgcaTAAAGTAATTGAACATATCGAGTTTAAACGAATGATCACTTATTCAgtttacagtaaaataaaaccaaaaccgAAACTCTTTGGTCCCTAGGTGCCCTTCCCTCTAAacacaccctcctcctcctccttgccTAGTACCGTTCCATTAACTCAGTTAATCACTGAAACAGGTTATTGAAAGCGATATACATCCAAAGTATGAGAAGATATTTTacgaaaaatttttttaaatacaaagaaGAATGAACGGTTTTCAAAAGCAACAATTTGATGCACCACGCATTGGGAATGGGAAGATTTATAATAGTATAgctaaatttgtatttattaatacTACAGTCTTAAATGCTTGccactaaataaacaaaaaaaatgtaatttgaaGTTATACATAAGCGTACgttcacagaaatatttttatttccttcacactaaaaaaaaaatgtgaataaataaataaaggcttAGATCACAACTTGTCACTGCATCAGGTGTTTGTCACCAAACGATTGGTTGTGCGAAGAAGGGGGTGAGGCTAGGaaaggaggagaggaagagaggaggagaggaagagaggaggaggagagaaatcAATGACCCACGTCAGCTGCCCGGCGTTGACGTCGCCAACAACACCCCCATCTCATCCACATCGACCACCCATTCGGTCAATCACTACCCCTCCCCCTGCCAACACCCtcttccttccctcctcctcatcaCCGGGTTCCCTGCCGTGACAGGGTGGCAGATGAGTGTGACTGCAGCCCTCGTTTTATCGCTCGTCGTCATGCACATGGCGTAATCGCTCTCAGCAGGACCCTAAGGTTTGGGGCGCTTGTCTACAcctgtagtttttatttgtgtttacaaataCAATCAGGTCTGAGCAGTTGTTACctcgtgtatttttttttctcaaaaaagagaatgtgtgtgtgtgatagagagagagaaagagagaaaaagagaagagactCAAAAAAGAGAGTGTGGGAGACAATGTTTGTGGGGCTTCACCTgtctaaaatacaaataatatgcgacataaacatttgtaacaatttttgtcttttgtttcattgttatcAGTATGTCGATTACAAATCACACTGTATTTATTGTTAACATTAACAGATCGTAGACTccaatagatagatagataaatGATAGACTCGCCGGccctttaatttgtttgtgtatgcatTGTTTATATCTGTATGTACGAGTGGATGTGTAATGAGTAAGCATTAATTTTTGGAGTTCCTTTCTTTGGTTTTGTCCCTTTCTTGATTACGCATTTTTAACtgcaattactttttttaagccactgtttgtttgtttatttggtttgcCAGCCAGTTCATGGCAGTTATCATCTGACTTCCAGACAGAAGAAatgctttaaaacatttgtaatgtttttctACTCAGAGAAattctgagagaaaaaaacttggtTGATTCAGAACCTATTGCGGAACTACTGACTTAAACACTGGACAAGTAAATTAAGAAAAGCGAACGATTCGTGAAcgaaagataataataataatggagagaaaacaacaaaacactaaTCAAAGACCTgaaggggagggagaaagaaaagaaagaatacaaagaatATAATTTAGTCTAAAATAATGCAGCGAAGTTCAGCTTAAGAATGAAGTATATAtagtacttttaaaatattggtGAAAATAATAGTTGAATAATGAATATACCCCCTCTCCCACTCATCCACCCCTCACACCGTGTCTCCTTCTACTCACGCACCTCTTTCTCCCcaaatcaacaaacacacatactcacaaacacacacacaaaaacacacacacacacacacacacacacacacacacagatcacgTGCTTAGCTTCAACAATAATAACCGAGGGAAGAATGAGGTGACCCCAAGACGAGATCAGTTGAAAGGCAGCGAGAGCACACCAACATTTCGTCACAAGAGTACAATTTCTGAAGCTCATAAAGCCAGTCATTATAATTTGCTCTAATGCCTAAATTCTTAGCATGCGCAGAATAAACATccttttcaaacaaacaaacaaacaaaaaagaagctCTAGAAATAAATACATCGCATGAACGGCTCTGAATTTTCGGGCAAGAACTAATGTTGTTCTTatgacaataaaacaacaactagCTGAAAGAAAATACACGATATGacaatgttctctctctcttatatatatatacacacatacacaacggATGAGGTCCATCTAGTGCTTTTCAGCCATAGTTTGTTAGGTAAACACATTCACTTCTATGATGGAAAATTTGCTGATTTGTTTTGTGAGGTAACCCTGGTAGTTTAAGAGGGAAATTGTTTTATGTGAGACACACTTATTACTTTCCTTAAGGAGGTAAAACTTGCTGGTTTCCTAGGTGAGGTAAGCCTTACGAGCTCAGTTCGAGGGTTAGGGTCAGTGCTAGTAAGAGATACAACCTGCTAGTCGCTACACCAGGTAACACCAGATACAACCTGCTACTCGCTACACCAGGTACAACCAGCCAGCTCGCAAGGTGAGGTGTCTGACATTGACCCCGATGACTGTGCTTGTAACGGTCAACATTCATGAAACGCTTTTACAGCGATCTTGCCCTCTGCTGGACAGAGCTGAGATGAGCAGAACCCAACGATGAACATTTTGAGGTCCAGGGCGACGCTGTTTGCACTCGTTCGTTCTGACCAGAGGATGCTGCGGCCTTGGGATGCCAGTCCTTCCTTCACTCCATCACATGGACTTCTTTCCCTCCCAACCACCCACCTGCTCTTGTCCCAGTGTGTAGAGACGTAAACCCTCGTAATGTTGAGGCCAAAATGTTGTCAAAGCTCGGTTACTaagcataaatatatttgtttcatcC
The sequence above is a segment of the Pomacea canaliculata isolate SZHN2017 linkage group LG6, ASM307304v1, whole genome shotgun sequence genome. Coding sequences within it:
- the LOC112566408 gene encoding uncharacterized protein LOC112566408 codes for the protein MQMEAVVLTEKDVPGAFLVGDPSEYRLTELKRWLECHGQSKNVTLREAVEKVRACIALGIKVNPGVDNGKWYELKRRGISNKTTPKVDTAITAPDNGWTTFPSVDIPEMFNYGSAYHYLIESIAHFGHKYNSDSSDGDSDNNGSYTTTMKPLRKGKKLMESEFIDDIQDNRSKTDYFLRAHIQHSMKNEYPLDVSIVLSNISGFVSRASCNCKSSALGRCVHVAALLLKLVEHVEKHGHRVTTPSTSQPCVWNRGKKRSKNPKPLHEAEYKSKKFAGDRVYKWDPRPKEHRGSLTNRQINDFIIDLQNISASTQEESMWETSLRILYEDYDLEVERKKTLLNHVQQLEESLIPNDISAKQMSAYGAFELLGTQEQSMSPLWIQERQYRITASKCKEVCFLGDKIVENRGYNLTWKYFHWLSNNLWSPKVVQTCDMQYGLSEEPKAREAYTKATGNKVRETGLWVNRKFPYLGASPDGLATDSDGNTVGVEIKCLKILRDKSVSDLLQQHKDAKIPNVILNRQCFRISDGELKLRTNHMYYYQVQLLLLVTDLAHWDFVLHSPKGPPSVERITRNDQLLNRLRHSLSAFWHKVMAPEVFEMRVPRRLLPFVL